Proteins encoded within one genomic window of Humulus lupulus chromosome 1, drHumLupu1.1, whole genome shotgun sequence:
- the LOC133823249 gene encoding uncharacterized protein LOC133823249, producing the protein MGHFNALGSDDFCFLLSTRAGGLGINLATADTVIIFDSDWNPQNDLQAMSRAHRIGQQEVVNIYRFVTRKSVEEDILERAKKRWFLTTW; encoded by the exons ATGGGTCATTTTAATGCACTTGGTAGTGATGATTTCTGCTTCCTTCTTTCAACTCGGGCAGGTGGCCTAGGTATCAACCTTGCAACAGCAGATACAGTTATCATATTTGATTCGGACTGGAACCCTCAAAATGACCTACAG GCAATGAGTAGAGCTCATAGAATCGGCCAACAAGAAGTTGTGAACATCTACAGATTTGTCACaagaaaaagtgttgaggaagaTATCTTGGAGCGAGCTAAGAAAAGATG GTTCTTGACCACCTGGTGA